In one Mustela lutreola isolate mMusLut2 chromosome 8, mMusLut2.pri, whole genome shotgun sequence genomic region, the following are encoded:
- the CAPS2 gene encoding calcyphosin-2 isoform X4 — translation MDFEVKGIAASLTNQTQPFSGRKKLLQQGQTPRSWAIQNPSLPVVPRLDLGSLVDSDEEDDFSHIPLSTAHIHFNPPNSSSALSWVTPCQISHTQNHLNELEQDIIPENLPEPTSKYKLKYQQYETEMKEGYKQYSQRNAEKTKSKITQQSPRKKIDDKCIQGEESIVGALTTLDKKALLQHGYADIPYNAQSSMKKSDAEMVAAQRKKQTVAEQVMIDHLSRAVISDPEQNLPTERPESTPVFPDSKTAPLRLRKRTLHETKTSVLPFIQKNTYSHQCGRRKGTQYQLGDFYIGANLTFLSSDHSSLPESIKENTLFILRITNIDQIALDSLKTDSVEPEDNLTSQEANDRLILKAVQDALKEQLHKRGVRILTGLAKHLQQLDKEGTGLLDKADFKQTLQVFRLEVSENDFESAWQILNGNDSGKVDYGEFKRAVIGEMNEYRKSFVRKAFMKLDFNKTGSVPITNIRKCYCAKKHPQVISGHSTEEEIKLSFLETLKDACSKSDEVTYGEFEDYYEGLSIGIVHDEDFVNIVCTPWGI, via the exons caagGACAGACTCCAAGATCATGGGCAATCCAGAATCCTAGTCTACCTGT GGTTCCACGACTTGATTTGGGAAGCCTCGTTGACTCTGATGAAGAG gatgatttttcACATATTCCACTTAGTACTGCGCATATTCATTTTAACCCACCAAATTCATCTTCTGCTCTTAGTTGGGTCACACCATGTCAGATATCACATACCCAGAATCATCTAAATGAACTG gAGCAAGACATAATACCTGAAAACTTGCCAGAACCAACAAgcaaatataaactaaaatatcAGCAATATGAAACTGAAATGAAAGAGGGATATAAACAGTATAGTCAGAGAAATGCAGAAAAGACAAAATCAAAGATCACACAACAATCTCCAAGAAAAAAGATAGATGACAAG TGTATTCAAGGTGAAGAATCCATCGTGGGTGCTCTTACCACTCTGGATAAGAAAGCCCTCTTACAACATGGCTATGCAGACATCCCTTACAATGCACAAAGTAGTATGAAAAAATCTGATGCT gAAATGGTGGCtgcacagaggaagaaacagactgtGGCAGAACAAGTGATGATAGATCACTTATCTAG GGCTGTAATCAGTGATCCAGAACAAAACCTACCCACTGAGAGACCAGAAAGCACTCCTGTCTTTCCAGATTCAAAGACTGCGCCTCTTCGGCTTAGGAAAAGAACACTACATGAAACTAA AACAAGTGTGCttccttttattcaaaaaaaCACTTACAGCCATCAGTGTGGACGAAGAAAAGGAACACAATACCAACTTGGCGATTTTTATATT GGTGCAAACTTGACATTTTTGAGTTCTGATCATTCCAGTCTTCCAGAGAGCATAAAAGAGAACACATTATTTATACTTCGGATCACTAATATTGATCAGATAGCTTTGGATTCTCTCAA AACTGATTCTGTGGAGCCTGAGGATAATTTAACCAGTCAAGAAGCTAACGATAGGCTTATTTTAAAGGCTGTTCAAG ATGCTCTAAAAGAACAGCTACACAAAAGAGGTGTTCGTATTTTGACTGGATTGGCAAAACATCTTCAACAATTGGACAAAGAAGGAACTGGACTTTTAGATAAGGCAGATTTTAAGCAAACTCTCCAAGTATTTCGCTTAGAAGTGTCTGAAAAT GATTTTGAGTCTGCATGGCAAATTCTGAATGGCAATGACAGTGGCAAGGTTGATTATGGAGAATTCAAACGCGCCGTTATTggtgaaatgaatgaatacaggAAATCGTTTGTTCGAAAG GCCTTCATGAAATTGGATTTCAACAAAACTGGCTCTGTGCCTATTACAAACATACGAAAATGTTACTGTGCAAAGAAGCATCCTCAAGTAATTTCAG GCCATTCCACAGAGGAAGAAATCAAATTATCTTTTCTAGAAACATTAAAAGATGCCTGCAGCAAGTCTGATGAAGTGACTTATGGTGAATTTGAAGATTACTATGAAGGTCTAAGTATCGGGATAGTACATGATGAAGATTTTGTTAATATTGTATGTACTCCTTGGGGGATTTAG
- the CAPS2 gene encoding calcyphosin-2 isoform X2 — MDFEVKGIAASLTNQTQPFSGRKKLLQQGQTPRSWAIQNPSLPVVPRLDLGSLVDSDEEDDFSHIPLSTAHIHFNPPNSSSALSWVTPCQISHTQNHLNELEQDIIPENLPEPTSKYKLKYQQYETEMKEGYKQYSQRNAEKTKSKITQQSPRKKIDDKCIQGEESIVGALTTLDKKALLQHGYADIPYNAQSSMKKSDAEMVAAQRKKQTVAEQVMIDHLSRAVISDPEQNLPTERPESTPVFPDSKTAPLRLRKRTLHETKNGHDACRELVGFFFAHDQSLTIYEYRQFGKNRTSVLPFIQKNTYSHQCGRRKGTQYQLGDFYIGANLTFLSSDHSSLPESIKENTLFILRITNIDQIALDSLKTDSVEPEDNLTSQEANDRLILKAVQDALKEQLHKRGVRILTGLAKHLQQLDKEGTGLLDKADFKQTLQVFRLEVSENDFESAWQILNGNDSGKVDYGEFKRAVIGEMNEYRKSFVRKAFMKLDFNKTGSVPITNIRKCYCAKKHPQVISGHSTEEEIKLSFLETLKDACSKSDEVTYGEFEDYYEGLSIGIVHDEDFVNIVCTPWGI; from the exons caagGACAGACTCCAAGATCATGGGCAATCCAGAATCCTAGTCTACCTGT GGTTCCACGACTTGATTTGGGAAGCCTCGTTGACTCTGATGAAGAG gatgatttttcACATATTCCACTTAGTACTGCGCATATTCATTTTAACCCACCAAATTCATCTTCTGCTCTTAGTTGGGTCACACCATGTCAGATATCACATACCCAGAATCATCTAAATGAACTG gAGCAAGACATAATACCTGAAAACTTGCCAGAACCAACAAgcaaatataaactaaaatatcAGCAATATGAAACTGAAATGAAAGAGGGATATAAACAGTATAGTCAGAGAAATGCAGAAAAGACAAAATCAAAGATCACACAACAATCTCCAAGAAAAAAGATAGATGACAAG TGTATTCAAGGTGAAGAATCCATCGTGGGTGCTCTTACCACTCTGGATAAGAAAGCCCTCTTACAACATGGCTATGCAGACATCCCTTACAATGCACAAAGTAGTATGAAAAAATCTGATGCT gAAATGGTGGCtgcacagaggaagaaacagactgtGGCAGAACAAGTGATGATAGATCACTTATCTAG GGCTGTAATCAGTGATCCAGAACAAAACCTACCCACTGAGAGACCAGAAAGCACTCCTGTCTTTCCAGATTCAAAGACTGCGCCTCTTCGGCTTAGGAAAAGAACACTACATGAAACTAA AAATGGACATGATGCCTGCAGAGAGCTGGTTGGGTTCTTTTTTGCTCATGACCAGTCCCTAACAATTTATGAATATCGGCAATTTGGGAAAAATAG AACAAGTGTGCttccttttattcaaaaaaaCACTTACAGCCATCAGTGTGGACGAAGAAAAGGAACACAATACCAACTTGGCGATTTTTATATT GGTGCAAACTTGACATTTTTGAGTTCTGATCATTCCAGTCTTCCAGAGAGCATAAAAGAGAACACATTATTTATACTTCGGATCACTAATATTGATCAGATAGCTTTGGATTCTCTCAA AACTGATTCTGTGGAGCCTGAGGATAATTTAACCAGTCAAGAAGCTAACGATAGGCTTATTTTAAAGGCTGTTCAAG ATGCTCTAAAAGAACAGCTACACAAAAGAGGTGTTCGTATTTTGACTGGATTGGCAAAACATCTTCAACAATTGGACAAAGAAGGAACTGGACTTTTAGATAAGGCAGATTTTAAGCAAACTCTCCAAGTATTTCGCTTAGAAGTGTCTGAAAAT GATTTTGAGTCTGCATGGCAAATTCTGAATGGCAATGACAGTGGCAAGGTTGATTATGGAGAATTCAAACGCGCCGTTATTggtgaaatgaatgaatacaggAAATCGTTTGTTCGAAAG GCCTTCATGAAATTGGATTTCAACAAAACTGGCTCTGTGCCTATTACAAACATACGAAAATGTTACTGTGCAAAGAAGCATCCTCAAGTAATTTCAG GCCATTCCACAGAGGAAGAAATCAAATTATCTTTTCTAGAAACATTAAAAGATGCCTGCAGCAAGTCTGATGAAGTGACTTATGGTGAATTTGAAGATTACTATGAAGGTCTAAGTATCGGGATAGTACATGATGAAGATTTTGTTAATATTGTATGTACTCCTTGGGGGATTTAG
- the CAPS2 gene encoding calcyphosin-2 isoform X1: MDFEVKGIAASLTNQTQPFSGRKKLLQQGQTPRSWAIQNPSLPVVPRLDLGSLVDSDEEDDFSHIPLSTAHIHFNPPNSSSALSWVTPCQISHTQNHLNELEQDIIPENLPEPTSKYKLKYQQYETEMKEGYKQYSQRNAEKTKSKITQQSPRKKIDDKCIQGEESIVGALTTLDKKALLQHGYADIPYNAQSSMKKSDAEMVAAQRKKQTVAEQVMIDHLSRAVISDPEQNLPTERPESTPVFPDSKTAPLRLRKRTLHETKIRTHSTLTENMLSHKVQFDGRIISRNGHDACRELVGFFFAHDQSLTIYEYRQFGKNRTSVLPFIQKNTYSHQCGRRKGTQYQLGDFYIGANLTFLSSDHSSLPESIKENTLFILRITNIDQIALDSLKTDSVEPEDNLTSQEANDRLILKAVQDALKEQLHKRGVRILTGLAKHLQQLDKEGTGLLDKADFKQTLQVFRLEVSENDFESAWQILNGNDSGKVDYGEFKRAVIGEMNEYRKSFVRKAFMKLDFNKTGSVPITNIRKCYCAKKHPQVISGHSTEEEIKLSFLETLKDACSKSDEVTYGEFEDYYEGLSIGIVHDEDFVNIVCTPWGI, from the exons caagGACAGACTCCAAGATCATGGGCAATCCAGAATCCTAGTCTACCTGT GGTTCCACGACTTGATTTGGGAAGCCTCGTTGACTCTGATGAAGAG gatgatttttcACATATTCCACTTAGTACTGCGCATATTCATTTTAACCCACCAAATTCATCTTCTGCTCTTAGTTGGGTCACACCATGTCAGATATCACATACCCAGAATCATCTAAATGAACTG gAGCAAGACATAATACCTGAAAACTTGCCAGAACCAACAAgcaaatataaactaaaatatcAGCAATATGAAACTGAAATGAAAGAGGGATATAAACAGTATAGTCAGAGAAATGCAGAAAAGACAAAATCAAAGATCACACAACAATCTCCAAGAAAAAAGATAGATGACAAG TGTATTCAAGGTGAAGAATCCATCGTGGGTGCTCTTACCACTCTGGATAAGAAAGCCCTCTTACAACATGGCTATGCAGACATCCCTTACAATGCACAAAGTAGTATGAAAAAATCTGATGCT gAAATGGTGGCtgcacagaggaagaaacagactgtGGCAGAACAAGTGATGATAGATCACTTATCTAG GGCTGTAATCAGTGATCCAGAACAAAACCTACCCACTGAGAGACCAGAAAGCACTCCTGTCTTTCCAGATTCAAAGACTGCGCCTCTTCGGCTTAGGAAAAGAACACTACATGAAACTAA GATAAGAACCCATTCTACATTAACTGAAAACATGCTTTCTCATAAAGTACAGTTTGATGGTAGGATCATATCAAG AAATGGACATGATGCCTGCAGAGAGCTGGTTGGGTTCTTTTTTGCTCATGACCAGTCCCTAACAATTTATGAATATCGGCAATTTGGGAAAAATAG AACAAGTGTGCttccttttattcaaaaaaaCACTTACAGCCATCAGTGTGGACGAAGAAAAGGAACACAATACCAACTTGGCGATTTTTATATT GGTGCAAACTTGACATTTTTGAGTTCTGATCATTCCAGTCTTCCAGAGAGCATAAAAGAGAACACATTATTTATACTTCGGATCACTAATATTGATCAGATAGCTTTGGATTCTCTCAA AACTGATTCTGTGGAGCCTGAGGATAATTTAACCAGTCAAGAAGCTAACGATAGGCTTATTTTAAAGGCTGTTCAAG ATGCTCTAAAAGAACAGCTACACAAAAGAGGTGTTCGTATTTTGACTGGATTGGCAAAACATCTTCAACAATTGGACAAAGAAGGAACTGGACTTTTAGATAAGGCAGATTTTAAGCAAACTCTCCAAGTATTTCGCTTAGAAGTGTCTGAAAAT GATTTTGAGTCTGCATGGCAAATTCTGAATGGCAATGACAGTGGCAAGGTTGATTATGGAGAATTCAAACGCGCCGTTATTggtgaaatgaatgaatacaggAAATCGTTTGTTCGAAAG GCCTTCATGAAATTGGATTTCAACAAAACTGGCTCTGTGCCTATTACAAACATACGAAAATGTTACTGTGCAAAGAAGCATCCTCAAGTAATTTCAG GCCATTCCACAGAGGAAGAAATCAAATTATCTTTTCTAGAAACATTAAAAGATGCCTGCAGCAAGTCTGATGAAGTGACTTATGGTGAATTTGAAGATTACTATGAAGGTCTAAGTATCGGGATAGTACATGATGAAGATTTTGTTAATATTGTATGTACTCCTTGGGGGATTTAG
- the CAPS2 gene encoding calcyphosin-2 isoform X5: protein MKEGYKQYSQRNAEKTKSKITQQSPRKKIDDKCIQGEESIVGALTTLDKKALLQHGYADIPYNAQSSMKKSDAEMVAAQRKKQTVAEQVMIDHLSRAVISDPEQNLPTERPESTPVFPDSKTAPLRLRKRTLHETKIRTHSTLTENMLSHKVQFDGRIISRNGHDACRELVGFFFAHDQSLTIYEYRQFGKNRTSVLPFIQKNTYSHQCGRRKGTQYQLGDFYIGANLTFLSSDHSSLPESIKENTLFILRITNIDQIALDSLKTDSVEPEDNLTSQEANDRLILKAVQDALKEQLHKRGVRILTGLAKHLQQLDKEGTGLLDKADFKQTLQVFRLEVSENDFESAWQILNGNDSGKVDYGEFKRAVIGEMNEYRKSFVRKAFMKLDFNKTGSVPITNIRKCYCAKKHPQVISGHSTEEEIKLSFLETLKDACSKSDEVTYGEFEDYYEGLSIGIVHDEDFVNIVCTPWGI, encoded by the exons ATGAAAGAGGGATATAAACAGTATAGTCAGAGAAATGCAGAAAAGACAAAATCAAAGATCACACAACAATCTCCAAGAAAAAAGATAGATGACAAG TGTATTCAAGGTGAAGAATCCATCGTGGGTGCTCTTACCACTCTGGATAAGAAAGCCCTCTTACAACATGGCTATGCAGACATCCCTTACAATGCACAAAGTAGTATGAAAAAATCTGATGCT gAAATGGTGGCtgcacagaggaagaaacagactgtGGCAGAACAAGTGATGATAGATCACTTATCTAG GGCTGTAATCAGTGATCCAGAACAAAACCTACCCACTGAGAGACCAGAAAGCACTCCTGTCTTTCCAGATTCAAAGACTGCGCCTCTTCGGCTTAGGAAAAGAACACTACATGAAACTAA GATAAGAACCCATTCTACATTAACTGAAAACATGCTTTCTCATAAAGTACAGTTTGATGGTAGGATCATATCAAG AAATGGACATGATGCCTGCAGAGAGCTGGTTGGGTTCTTTTTTGCTCATGACCAGTCCCTAACAATTTATGAATATCGGCAATTTGGGAAAAATAG AACAAGTGTGCttccttttattcaaaaaaaCACTTACAGCCATCAGTGTGGACGAAGAAAAGGAACACAATACCAACTTGGCGATTTTTATATT GGTGCAAACTTGACATTTTTGAGTTCTGATCATTCCAGTCTTCCAGAGAGCATAAAAGAGAACACATTATTTATACTTCGGATCACTAATATTGATCAGATAGCTTTGGATTCTCTCAA AACTGATTCTGTGGAGCCTGAGGATAATTTAACCAGTCAAGAAGCTAACGATAGGCTTATTTTAAAGGCTGTTCAAG ATGCTCTAAAAGAACAGCTACACAAAAGAGGTGTTCGTATTTTGACTGGATTGGCAAAACATCTTCAACAATTGGACAAAGAAGGAACTGGACTTTTAGATAAGGCAGATTTTAAGCAAACTCTCCAAGTATTTCGCTTAGAAGTGTCTGAAAAT GATTTTGAGTCTGCATGGCAAATTCTGAATGGCAATGACAGTGGCAAGGTTGATTATGGAGAATTCAAACGCGCCGTTATTggtgaaatgaatgaatacaggAAATCGTTTGTTCGAAAG GCCTTCATGAAATTGGATTTCAACAAAACTGGCTCTGTGCCTATTACAAACATACGAAAATGTTACTGTGCAAAGAAGCATCCTCAAGTAATTTCAG GCCATTCCACAGAGGAAGAAATCAAATTATCTTTTCTAGAAACATTAAAAGATGCCTGCAGCAAGTCTGATGAAGTGACTTATGGTGAATTTGAAGATTACTATGAAGGTCTAAGTATCGGGATAGTACATGATGAAGATTTTGTTAATATTGTATGTACTCCTTGGGGGATTTAG
- the CAPS2 gene encoding calcyphosin-2 isoform X3: protein MDFEVKGIAASLTNQTQPFSGRKKLLQQGQTPRSWAIQNPSLPVVPRLDLGSLVDSDEEEQDIIPENLPEPTSKYKLKYQQYETEMKEGYKQYSQRNAEKTKSKITQQSPRKKIDDKCIQGEESIVGALTTLDKKALLQHGYADIPYNAQSSMKKSDAEMVAAQRKKQTVAEQVMIDHLSRAVISDPEQNLPTERPESTPVFPDSKTAPLRLRKRTLHETKIRTHSTLTENMLSHKVQFDGRIISRNGHDACRELVGFFFAHDQSLTIYEYRQFGKNRTSVLPFIQKNTYSHQCGRRKGTQYQLGDFYIGANLTFLSSDHSSLPESIKENTLFILRITNIDQIALDSLKTDSVEPEDNLTSQEANDRLILKAVQDALKEQLHKRGVRILTGLAKHLQQLDKEGTGLLDKADFKQTLQVFRLEVSENDFESAWQILNGNDSGKVDYGEFKRAVIGEMNEYRKSFVRKAFMKLDFNKTGSVPITNIRKCYCAKKHPQVISGHSTEEEIKLSFLETLKDACSKSDEVTYGEFEDYYEGLSIGIVHDEDFVNIVCTPWGI from the exons caagGACAGACTCCAAGATCATGGGCAATCCAGAATCCTAGTCTACCTGT GGTTCCACGACTTGATTTGGGAAGCCTCGTTGACTCTGATGAAGAG gAGCAAGACATAATACCTGAAAACTTGCCAGAACCAACAAgcaaatataaactaaaatatcAGCAATATGAAACTGAAATGAAAGAGGGATATAAACAGTATAGTCAGAGAAATGCAGAAAAGACAAAATCAAAGATCACACAACAATCTCCAAGAAAAAAGATAGATGACAAG TGTATTCAAGGTGAAGAATCCATCGTGGGTGCTCTTACCACTCTGGATAAGAAAGCCCTCTTACAACATGGCTATGCAGACATCCCTTACAATGCACAAAGTAGTATGAAAAAATCTGATGCT gAAATGGTGGCtgcacagaggaagaaacagactgtGGCAGAACAAGTGATGATAGATCACTTATCTAG GGCTGTAATCAGTGATCCAGAACAAAACCTACCCACTGAGAGACCAGAAAGCACTCCTGTCTTTCCAGATTCAAAGACTGCGCCTCTTCGGCTTAGGAAAAGAACACTACATGAAACTAA GATAAGAACCCATTCTACATTAACTGAAAACATGCTTTCTCATAAAGTACAGTTTGATGGTAGGATCATATCAAG AAATGGACATGATGCCTGCAGAGAGCTGGTTGGGTTCTTTTTTGCTCATGACCAGTCCCTAACAATTTATGAATATCGGCAATTTGGGAAAAATAG AACAAGTGTGCttccttttattcaaaaaaaCACTTACAGCCATCAGTGTGGACGAAGAAAAGGAACACAATACCAACTTGGCGATTTTTATATT GGTGCAAACTTGACATTTTTGAGTTCTGATCATTCCAGTCTTCCAGAGAGCATAAAAGAGAACACATTATTTATACTTCGGATCACTAATATTGATCAGATAGCTTTGGATTCTCTCAA AACTGATTCTGTGGAGCCTGAGGATAATTTAACCAGTCAAGAAGCTAACGATAGGCTTATTTTAAAGGCTGTTCAAG ATGCTCTAAAAGAACAGCTACACAAAAGAGGTGTTCGTATTTTGACTGGATTGGCAAAACATCTTCAACAATTGGACAAAGAAGGAACTGGACTTTTAGATAAGGCAGATTTTAAGCAAACTCTCCAAGTATTTCGCTTAGAAGTGTCTGAAAAT GATTTTGAGTCTGCATGGCAAATTCTGAATGGCAATGACAGTGGCAAGGTTGATTATGGAGAATTCAAACGCGCCGTTATTggtgaaatgaatgaatacaggAAATCGTTTGTTCGAAAG GCCTTCATGAAATTGGATTTCAACAAAACTGGCTCTGTGCCTATTACAAACATACGAAAATGTTACTGTGCAAAGAAGCATCCTCAAGTAATTTCAG GCCATTCCACAGAGGAAGAAATCAAATTATCTTTTCTAGAAACATTAAAAGATGCCTGCAGCAAGTCTGATGAAGTGACTTATGGTGAATTTGAAGATTACTATGAAGGTCTAAGTATCGGGATAGTACATGATGAAGATTTTGTTAATATTGTATGTACTCCTTGGGGGATTTAG